The proteins below come from a single Cinclus cinclus chromosome 23, bCinCin1.1, whole genome shotgun sequence genomic window:
- the SZRD1 gene encoding SUZ domain-containing protein 1 isoform X1 — protein MAACGKARSSTGRFPVFVWGRAGPSPGRNVALPASPACAPGCGLGAQLPLELCLWIARALAAAAPLPGRLGMVPARIQEYLAVESHGALPSQEIDRRLEKKLKITQKESSRKSKSPPKVPIVIQDDSLPAGPPPQIRILKRPTTNGVLSSPHSASRPAFPVKSLAQREAEYAEARKRILGSASPAEEQEKPILDRPRISQPEDTRQPNNVIRQPLGPDGSQGFKQRR, from the exons ATGGCAGCGTGTGGAAAGGCCAGGAGTAGCACAGGGAGGTTCCCTGTGTTtgtgtggggcagggcagggccttCACCTGGCAGGAATgtggccctgccagccagccctgcctgtgccccTGGCTGTGGGCTCGGGGCTCAGCTCCCCCTGGAACTGTGCCTGTGGATTGCCCgggccctggctgctgctgctcctctgcctggcAGGCTTGGCATGGTCCCTGCCAGGATCCAGGAATACCTTGCTGTGGAATCCCATGGGGCTTTACCATCACAG GAAATAGACAGACGGTTGGAAAAGAAGCTGAAGATTACACAGAAGGAAAG cagcagaaagTCCAAATCTCCTCCCAAAGTGCCGATTGTGATCCAGGACGACAGCCTTCCTGCGGGGCCTCCACCCCAGATCCGCATCCTCAAACGGCCCACGACCAACGGTGTCCTCAGCAGCCCCCACTCTGCCAGCCGCCCCGCCTTCCCTGTCAAGTCACTGGCACAGCGCGAGGCCGAGTACGCTGAGGCCAGGAAACGCATCCTGGGCAGCGCCAGCCCTGCggaggagcaggagaagccCATTCTGGACAG gCCAAGGATCTCGCAGCCCGAGGACACCAGGCAGCCCAACAATGTGATCCGGCAGCCACTGGGCCCCGATGGCTCGCAGGGCTTCAAGCAGCGCAGATAG
- the SZRD1 gene encoding SUZ domain-containing protein 1 isoform X2: MTSSQHCGLASCDLCSFLLTGAGNFCPNLFLSRAVPCCSSCWQCGEAAKPQSRAAASCQTFGISFCNASYQLAKLGHSQEIDRRLEKKLKITQKESSRKSKSPPKVPIVIQDDSLPAGPPPQIRILKRPTTNGVLSSPHSASRPAFPVKSLAQREAEYAEARKRILGSASPAEEQEKPILDRPRISQPEDTRQPNNVIRQPLGPDGSQGFKQRR; this comes from the exons ATGACCAGCAGCCAACACTGTGGTTTGGCATCCTGTGACTTGTGCTCCTTCCTGCTCACAGGGGCAGGGAATTTCTGTCCAAACCTCTTCCTTTCCCGAGCTGTGCCTTGCTGTAGTTCCTGCTGGCAGTGTGGGGAAGCAGCCAAGCCTCAAAGtagagcagctgcctcctgccagaCGTTTGGAATTTCCTTCTGTAATGCCAGTTATCAGCTGGCTAAACTAGGACACTCTCAG GAAATAGACAGACGGTTGGAAAAGAAGCTGAAGATTACACAGAAGGAAAG cagcagaaagTCCAAATCTCCTCCCAAAGTGCCGATTGTGATCCAGGACGACAGCCTTCCTGCGGGGCCTCCACCCCAGATCCGCATCCTCAAACGGCCCACGACCAACGGTGTCCTCAGCAGCCCCCACTCTGCCAGCCGCCCCGCCTTCCCTGTCAAGTCACTGGCACAGCGCGAGGCCGAGTACGCTGAGGCCAGGAAACGCATCCTGGGCAGCGCCAGCCCTGCggaggagcaggagaagccCATTCTGGACAG gCCAAGGATCTCGCAGCCCGAGGACACCAGGCAGCCCAACAATGTGATCCGGCAGCCACTGGGCCCCGATGGCTCGCAGGGCTTCAAGCAGCGCAGATAG
- the SZRD1 gene encoding SUZ domain-containing protein 1 isoform X3 gives MTSSQHCGLASCDLCSFLLTGAGNFCPNLFLSRAVPCCSSCWQCGEAAKPQSRAAASCQTFGISFCNASYQLAKLGHSQEIDRRLEKKLKITQKESRKSKSPPKVPIVIQDDSLPAGPPPQIRILKRPTTNGVLSSPHSASRPAFPVKSLAQREAEYAEARKRILGSASPAEEQEKPILDRPRISQPEDTRQPNNVIRQPLGPDGSQGFKQRR, from the exons ATGACCAGCAGCCAACACTGTGGTTTGGCATCCTGTGACTTGTGCTCCTTCCTGCTCACAGGGGCAGGGAATTTCTGTCCAAACCTCTTCCTTTCCCGAGCTGTGCCTTGCTGTAGTTCCTGCTGGCAGTGTGGGGAAGCAGCCAAGCCTCAAAGtagagcagctgcctcctgccagaCGTTTGGAATTTCCTTCTGTAATGCCAGTTATCAGCTGGCTAAACTAGGACACTCTCAG GAAATAGACAGACGGTTGGAAAAGAAGCTGAAGATTACACAGAAGGAAAG cagaaagTCCAAATCTCCTCCCAAAGTGCCGATTGTGATCCAGGACGACAGCCTTCCTGCGGGGCCTCCACCCCAGATCCGCATCCTCAAACGGCCCACGACCAACGGTGTCCTCAGCAGCCCCCACTCTGCCAGCCGCCCCGCCTTCCCTGTCAAGTCACTGGCACAGCGCGAGGCCGAGTACGCTGAGGCCAGGAAACGCATCCTGGGCAGCGCCAGCCCTGCggaggagcaggagaagccCATTCTGGACAG gCCAAGGATCTCGCAGCCCGAGGACACCAGGCAGCCCAACAATGTGATCCGGCAGCCACTGGGCCCCGATGGCTCGCAGGGCTTCAAGCAGCGCAGATAG
- the NECAP2 gene encoding adaptin ear-binding coat-associated protein 2 isoform X2 — protein MAAEEYESVLCVKPAVLVYRLPPRASNRGYRAAEWQLDQPAWSGRLRITAKGSTAFIKLEDKTSGELFAQAPVEEFPGIAVEGVTDSSRYFVIRIEDGNGRRAFIGVGFMDRGDAFDFNVALQDHFKWVRQQSELAQQAQDLEQGPKLDLGFKEGQTIKLNIANMKKKEGGTGSTRPHPAGPGGLSLLPPPPRGKSCSGERPAPLSTPAQLPGTPITDSLLSWPQPTAAPAADVWGDFAKASG, from the exons aTGGCGGCGGAGGAGTACGAGTCGGTGCTGTGCGTGAAGCCGGCGGTGCTCGTCTACCGGCTACCGCCGCGGGCCTCCAACCGCGGCTACAG agCCGCGGAGTGGCAGCTGGACCAGCCGGCCTGGAGCGGCCGCCTGCGGATCACGGCCAAGGGCAGCACGGCCTTCATCAAGCTGGAAGACAAGACCTCGG GAGAGCTCTTTGCGCAGGCTCCTGTGGAGGAGTTCCCCGGCATCGCTGTGGAGGGCGTGACAGACTCCAGCAGATACTTTGTCATCCGGATTGAAGACGGGAACG GCCGCCGGGCATTCATCGGGGTCGGCTTTATGGACAGAGGCGATGCTTTTGACTTCAACGTGGCTCTCCAGGACCACTTCAA GTGGGTGAGGCAGCAGAGCGAGCTGGCCCAGCAGGCCCAGGACCTGGAACAGGGACCCAAACTGGATCTGGGCTTCAAGGAGGGACAAACCATCAAACTCAACATAGCT aacatgaagaaaaaggaaggagggactgggagcaccAGGCCACATCCTGCAGGGCCTGGGGGCCTGAGCCTGCTCCCCCCACCTCCCAGAGGGAAATCCTGCTCTGGAGAGCGCCCGGCCCCACTCTCCAcacctgcccagctcccaggaaCCCCCATTACAG ACTCCCTGTTGTCCTGGCCTCagcccactgctgctcctgctgctgatgTTTGGGGAGACTTTGCCAAAGCTTCGGGGTGA
- the NECAP2 gene encoding adaptin ear-binding coat-associated protein 2 isoform X1, whose protein sequence is MAAEEYESVLCVKPAVLVYRLPPRASNRGYRAAEWQLDQPAWSGRLRITAKGSTAFIKLEDKTSGELFAQAPVEEFPGIAVEGVTDSSRYFVIRIEDGNGRRAFIGVGFMDRGDAFDFNVALQDHFKWVRQQSELAQQAQDLEQGPKLDLGFKEGQTIKLNIANMKKKEGGTGSTRPHPAGPGGLSLLPPPPRGKSCSGERPAPLSTPAQLPGTPITDSLLSWPQPTAAPAADVWGDFAKASGSASNQAQGNTGWVQF, encoded by the exons aTGGCGGCGGAGGAGTACGAGTCGGTGCTGTGCGTGAAGCCGGCGGTGCTCGTCTACCGGCTACCGCCGCGGGCCTCCAACCGCGGCTACAG agCCGCGGAGTGGCAGCTGGACCAGCCGGCCTGGAGCGGCCGCCTGCGGATCACGGCCAAGGGCAGCACGGCCTTCATCAAGCTGGAAGACAAGACCTCGG GAGAGCTCTTTGCGCAGGCTCCTGTGGAGGAGTTCCCCGGCATCGCTGTGGAGGGCGTGACAGACTCCAGCAGATACTTTGTCATCCGGATTGAAGACGGGAACG GCCGCCGGGCATTCATCGGGGTCGGCTTTATGGACAGAGGCGATGCTTTTGACTTCAACGTGGCTCTCCAGGACCACTTCAA GTGGGTGAGGCAGCAGAGCGAGCTGGCCCAGCAGGCCCAGGACCTGGAACAGGGACCCAAACTGGATCTGGGCTTCAAGGAGGGACAAACCATCAAACTCAACATAGCT aacatgaagaaaaaggaaggagggactgggagcaccAGGCCACATCCTGCAGGGCCTGGGGGCCTGAGCCTGCTCCCCCCACCTCCCAGAGGGAAATCCTGCTCTGGAGAGCGCCCGGCCCCACTCTCCAcacctgcccagctcccaggaaCCCCCATTACAG ACTCCCTGTTGTCCTGGCCTCagcccactgctgctcctgctgctgatgTTTGGGGAGACTTTGCCAAAGCTTCGGG gTCAGCTTCCAACCAGGCTCAGGGGAACACTGGCTGGGTTCAGTTCTGA